In Candidatus Desulforudis audaxviator MP104C, a genomic segment contains:
- a CDS encoding pyruvate, water dikinase regulatory protein: MVYVVSDSVGETAEMVTRAAVSQFNHGHLEIRRVPYLNEPEDIREIVEEAAGFASIIVFTLVQPNLREILVQEAGARNIRAVDVMGPLIEALGTITTTTPRLEPGLMRKVDEEYFRRVEAIEFAVKYDDGKDPRGIIQADLVVLGVSRTGKTPLCMYLAHKRIKAANIPLVPEVAPPEEIFTLPPHRLIGLNVNPQQLVDIRRERLKALGLPADAGYARSERVLKELAYARKVFQRSGCSVIDVTNKAVEETAGKVLEIYHKGERYRSE, encoded by the coding sequence GTGGTTTACGTGGTATCCGATTCGGTCGGGGAGACGGCCGAGATGGTCACCCGGGCGGCGGTCAGCCAGTTCAACCACGGGCACCTGGAGATCAGGCGGGTGCCGTATCTGAACGAGCCGGAAGATATCCGCGAAATCGTGGAAGAGGCCGCCGGTTTTGCCAGTATCATCGTGTTCACGCTGGTGCAGCCGAACCTGCGGGAGATTCTAGTCCAGGAGGCCGGCGCCCGGAACATTCGGGCCGTGGACGTCATGGGCCCGCTGATCGAGGCCCTGGGCACGATCACTACCACCACGCCACGCCTGGAACCGGGCCTCATGCGCAAAGTCGACGAGGAGTACTTCCGGCGGGTGGAGGCCATTGAATTCGCGGTGAAGTACGACGACGGGAAGGACCCCCGCGGCATCATCCAGGCGGACCTGGTGGTGCTCGGCGTCTCCCGCACCGGCAAGACCCCGCTGTGCATGTACCTGGCGCACAAGCGGATCAAGGCGGCCAACATCCCGCTGGTTCCGGAGGTGGCCCCGCCGGAGGAGATCTTCACCCTGCCGCCGCACCGGCTGATCGGGCTGAACGTCAATCCCCAGCAGCTGGTGGATATCCGCAGGGAGCGCCTGAAAGCCCTGGGCCTGCCGGCGGACGCCGGCTACGCGCGCAGTGAGCGCGTTTTAAAAGAACTGGCATACGCGCGCAAGGTCTTCCAGCGTTCCGGCTGTTCGGTGATCGACGTCACCAACAAGGCTGTCGAGGAGACAGCCGGCAAGGTGCTGGAGATCTACCACAAGGGCGAGCGCTATCGGTCTGAGTAA
- the thpR gene encoding RNA 2',3'-cyclic phosphodiesterase → MSELRLFWAVNLPGGLKAELGRLQAELQNLPVDLKWVEQENLHLTVKFLGEVDSSRVSALTRAVSGSVSGLVPFSLELTGWGTFGRPPRVLWIGVGGAVEKLQELWVRVDRALAPLGFPAEKSFSPHLTLGRLRSARNVAALRERAGALAADRGSWGGFTVDRVDLMQSTLTRQGPVYRVVSTAALSGGSGRKTD, encoded by the coding sequence ATGAGTGAGCTGCGCCTGTTCTGGGCCGTTAATCTGCCCGGCGGCTTAAAAGCCGAGTTGGGCCGGCTTCAGGCCGAACTGCAAAATTTGCCCGTCGACTTGAAATGGGTGGAGCAGGAAAACCTGCACCTGACGGTGAAATTTCTAGGTGAAGTTGACAGTTCCAGGGTGTCGGCCCTGACCCGGGCGGTTTCCGGTAGCGTATCCGGTCTGGTGCCGTTTTCGCTGGAATTGACGGGGTGGGGCACTTTCGGCCGCCCGCCGCGCGTGCTCTGGATCGGCGTGGGCGGCGCGGTGGAGAAGCTCCAGGAATTGTGGGTCCGGGTGGACCGGGCTCTTGCCCCGCTCGGCTTCCCGGCGGAGAAGTCCTTCTCGCCGCACCTGACCCTGGGGCGCCTGCGGTCCGCCCGGAACGTGGCCGCCCTGCGGGAGCGCGCCGGGGCCCTCGCGGCCGACCGCGGTTCCTGGGGCGGGTTTACGGTCGACCGGGTGGACCTGATGCAGAGCACCCTGACGCGTCAAGGTCCGGTATACCGGGTAGTCTCGACGGCCGCCTTGAGCGGCGGCTCCGGGCGAAAAACCGACTAG
- a CDS encoding flavodoxin family protein: MLIVAVNGSPRKDGNTAYLLKAALDEAGAMGAQTAYIQASEVIKEAKIPFCAHCSTPCKGVCYEGTALAEALDLLREADGVILGSPVYFATVSAQLKAFWDKTRRLRKDFALLNVVGGAVVTGGSRFGGQETTVRALHDMMMTQGMTIVGDGHLSGDAGHQGACAQQPARDDSEVDKRMRLLVRRVVEVARATAELRRAARTAAKG; the protein is encoded by the coding sequence GTGCTGATAGTGGCCGTAAACGGCAGCCCGCGGAAGGACGGTAACACCGCCTACCTTCTCAAAGCCGCTCTGGACGAGGCGGGGGCCATGGGCGCCCAAACCGCCTACATCCAAGCTTCGGAGGTAATCAAGGAGGCGAAGATCCCGTTCTGCGCGCACTGCTCCACACCCTGCAAGGGCGTGTGTTACGAGGGGACCGCCCTGGCGGAGGCGTTGGACCTCCTGCGTGAGGCGGACGGGGTGATCTTGGGGAGCCCGGTCTATTTCGCCACCGTTTCGGCCCAACTCAAGGCGTTTTGGGACAAAACCCGCCGGCTGCGCAAGGACTTCGCACTCCTGAACGTGGTGGGCGGGGCGGTGGTCACTGGCGGTTCACGGTTCGGGGGGCAGGAGACCACCGTCCGCGCGCTGCACGATATGATGATGACCCAGGGGATGACGATCGTCGGAGACGGGCATTTGAGCGGGGACGCCGGGCACCAGGGCGCCTGCGCCCAACAGCCGGCCCGGGATGACTCCGAGGTAGACAAGCGCATGCGCCTGCTGGTGCGCCGGGTGGTGGAGGTGGCCCGGGCGACGGCCGAGCTTCGCCGGGCAGCCCGAACAGCCGCCAAGGGTTGA
- a CDS encoding deoxyguanosinetriphosphate triphosphohydrolase, which yields MRKAELRHRTETWERERLSPYACRSAESRGRERPEEECDVRTAFQRDRDRIIHSKSFRRLKHKTQVFIIPEGDHFRTRLTHTLEVAQIARTIARALQLNEDLTEAVALGHDLGHTPFGHTGEAALNEVHPGGFRHNEQSLRVVERLEGESGLNLTWEVRDGIANHTGPRRPATLEGQVVRVADRIAYINHDIDDALRGGVLTLDRLPADCLGILGRSHRTRINTMIVDLIETSRDQPVIAMSPRIGEAMDRLRQFMFDNVYISSEAKREEGKAMHVVQYLYSYFVGRPEALPAEFRRRAGEGGSRAQVVCDYIAGMTDRYAVAVFQDLFVPQGFPVCRES from the coding sequence TTGCGCAAAGCCGAACTGCGCCACCGGACCGAGACGTGGGAGCGGGAAAGACTCTCGCCCTACGCCTGCCGCAGCGCCGAAAGCCGGGGGCGGGAGCGGCCGGAAGAGGAGTGCGACGTCCGGACCGCGTTTCAGCGGGACCGGGACCGGATCATCCACTCCAAGAGCTTCCGGCGGTTGAAGCACAAGACCCAGGTGTTCATCATCCCGGAGGGCGATCACTTCCGGACGCGCCTGACCCACACCCTGGAAGTGGCTCAAATCGCGCGGACGATTGCGCGCGCGCTCCAGTTGAATGAAGACCTGACCGAGGCCGTGGCCCTGGGCCACGATCTCGGGCACACCCCTTTCGGGCATACCGGTGAGGCCGCCTTGAACGAAGTACATCCGGGCGGGTTCCGGCACAATGAGCAGAGCCTCCGAGTGGTGGAGCGCCTGGAGGGCGAGAGCGGCTTAAACCTGACCTGGGAGGTGCGCGACGGGATCGCCAATCACACCGGGCCGCGGCGACCGGCGACTCTGGAGGGCCAGGTGGTGCGGGTGGCGGACCGGATCGCCTACATCAACCACGATATCGACGACGCCTTGCGCGGCGGGGTGCTGACCCTGGACCGGTTGCCGGCGGACTGCCTGGGAATCCTGGGGCGCTCCCACCGAACCCGGATCAACACCATGATCGTGGACCTGATCGAAACGAGCCGCGATCAGCCGGTGATCGCCATGAGCCCCCGCATCGGCGAGGCGATGGACCGCCTGCGGCAGTTCATGTTCGATAACGTATACATCAGTTCCGAGGCTAAGCGGGAAGAGGGCAAGGCCATGCACGTGGTGCAGTATCTTTACAGCTACTTCGTGGGTCGCCCGGAGGCGCTGCCAGCCGAGTTTCGGCGGCGGGCGGGGGAGGGCGGGTCCCGCGCGCAGGTGGTTTGCGACTATATCGCCGGAATGACGGACCGGTACGCGGTCGCCGTATTCCAGGATCTATTTGTGCCTCAAGGCTTCCCGGTGTGCCGGGAATCCTAA
- the dnaG gene encoding DNA primase: MVTPNSLYGGLIPETLVEEVFSRTDILDVISEHVRLEKRGRNYVGLCPFHQEKTPSFTVTPARQMFYCFGCGVGGNVFRFLMLKENLSFPESVRFLAGRVGVDIPVTVSPREEKYERYYRINEWARDFFRRRLEAGADAGRARSYLEKRGITPEIRDQFQLGFAPSEWQALTGFLEHKGCTPRELVELGLAARGDRGYYDRFRNRIIFPVWNASGRVIGFGGRALDDSQPKYLNSPETPVFHKGQVLYALHLARPAMRDEGRAVIVEGYLDAIAAHQFGIRNAVASLGTSLTREQGRLLMRYAMEVLIAYDADAAGVAAAIRGLDLLQELGCRVRVISVPDGKDPDDFLREEGVEGWVRLTQSATSLLEYKLVQIGARTGTATAAGKLAALREIMPNLRALSSEVEREEGFQIAARALGLTWETIRSEYVRFAANTQVKWANSDNIAKNMHNILKLTKPSQVREKTETGLLRLVLQNPPFLETVKQELGEYVFRDARYQRIYDAWLRRRDRPGFEPALLANYLEDDDQQVLTALMGLETPGEGENLRAELSAYIKAVKRLDHKEQLRELLNDVAAAEKAGDRDRVNRLMRKIQELSKTP; encoded by the coding sequence ATGGTCACACCGAATAGCTTATATGGCGGGCTGATTCCCGAAACCCTGGTGGAAGAAGTGTTTTCCCGGACGGATATCCTGGACGTGATCTCCGAGCACGTCCGCCTGGAGAAGAGGGGCCGCAACTACGTGGGGCTGTGCCCGTTCCACCAGGAGAAGACGCCCTCGTTTACGGTGACGCCAGCGCGTCAGATGTTCTACTGCTTTGGCTGCGGGGTGGGCGGCAACGTCTTCAGGTTCCTGATGCTGAAAGAGAACCTGAGCTTCCCCGAGAGCGTGCGGTTTCTGGCTGGCCGGGTGGGCGTGGACATCCCGGTCACCGTCTCCCCGCGGGAGGAGAAGTACGAGCGGTACTACCGGATCAACGAGTGGGCCCGGGATTTCTTCCGGCGGCGGCTGGAGGCGGGGGCGGATGCCGGCCGGGCTCGGTCCTACCTGGAGAAAAGGGGAATCACGCCCGAGATCCGGGACCAGTTCCAGCTTGGCTTCGCCCCATCCGAGTGGCAGGCGCTGACCGGGTTTTTGGAACACAAGGGCTGTACGCCCAGGGAACTGGTGGAGTTGGGGCTGGCGGCCAGGGGTGACAGAGGGTACTACGACCGCTTCCGGAATCGGATCATCTTCCCAGTGTGGAACGCGTCGGGTCGGGTGATCGGTTTCGGGGGGCGGGCGCTGGACGATAGCCAGCCCAAGTACCTGAATTCCCCCGAGACGCCGGTGTTCCACAAGGGGCAGGTCCTGTACGCCTTGCACCTGGCCCGGCCAGCAATGCGCGATGAGGGTCGGGCCGTGATTGTTGAGGGGTACCTGGACGCGATTGCGGCGCACCAGTTCGGGATCAGGAACGCGGTAGCCTCGCTGGGGACCAGCCTGACGCGGGAGCAGGGCCGACTGTTGATGCGGTACGCGATGGAGGTCCTGATCGCTTACGACGCGGACGCCGCCGGGGTCGCGGCCGCCATCCGCGGGCTGGACCTCCTGCAGGAACTCGGCTGCCGGGTCCGGGTGATTAGTGTGCCCGACGGCAAGGACCCCGACGATTTCCTGCGGGAAGAAGGGGTGGAGGGCTGGGTCCGGCTGACTCAATCGGCCACATCCCTCCTGGAGTACAAGTTGGTGCAGATCGGCGCCCGGACCGGCACGGCCACGGCCGCCGGCAAGCTGGCGGCCCTGCGGGAGATAATGCCTAACCTGCGCGCACTGTCGAGCGAGGTGGAACGAGAGGAAGGTTTTCAGATCGCGGCCCGGGCTCTCGGGCTGACCTGGGAAACAATACGCAGCGAATATGTCCGATTTGCGGCAAACACCCAAGTAAAATGGGCAAATTCGGATAATATTGCTAAAAACATGCATAATATACTTAAACTTACTAAACCGTCCCAGGTCAGGGAAAAAACCGAAACCGGCTTACTGCGCCTCGTGCTGCAAAACCCCCCGTTTTTGGAGACGGTCAAACAGGAGTTAGGAGAATACGTTTTCAGGGACGCCAGGTACCAGCGGATCTATGACGCCTGGTTACGGCGCCGGGATAGACCCGGGTTTGAGCCTGCCTTGCTGGCGAACTACCTGGAGGATGACGACCAGCAGGTCCTCACGGCTCTGATGGGACTGGAGACACCCGGAGAAGGGGAGAACTTGCGCGCCGAACTGTCGGCGTATATCAAGGCGGTCAAACGCCTGGACCACAAGGAACAGTTGCGGGAGCTGTTGAACGACGTCGCTGCGGCGGAAAAGGCGGGCGACCGTGACCGGGTGAACCGGTTGATGCGTAAAATTCAGGAGCTATCCAAGACACCCTAG
- the rpoD gene encoding RNA polymerase sigma factor RpoD produces the protein MKEEATNFIQDLVEKGKQRGTLTYNEVMDSLQGFELTPDQIDDVYERLAGEGIEVVPEGPDLAALEEETREEDVEEAEIAIPEGVDIDDPVRMYLKEIGRIPLLTPEEEVSLARRMEAGDDEAKRRLIEANLRLVVSIAKRYVGRGMLFLDLIQEGNLGLIKAVEKFDYKKGYKFSTYATWWIRQAITRAIADQARTIRIPVHMVETINKLIRISRQLLQELGREPLPEEIAREMDISEDKVREIQKIAQEPVSLETPIGEEEDSHLGDFIEDQDAQAPAEEASFTLLREQLDDVLKTLTEREQRVLRLRFGLDDGRARTLEEVGQEFGVTRERIRQIEAKTLRKLRHPSRSKKLKDYLD, from the coding sequence GTGAAGGAAGAAGCGACGAACTTTATCCAGGACCTCGTTGAAAAGGGCAAGCAGCGCGGCACGCTGACTTATAACGAGGTGATGGACAGTCTGCAGGGGTTTGAGCTTACCCCCGACCAAATCGACGATGTGTACGAAAGACTGGCCGGAGAGGGGATCGAGGTAGTGCCGGAAGGTCCTGACCTGGCGGCCCTGGAGGAAGAGACACGCGAGGAAGATGTGGAGGAAGCTGAAATCGCGATCCCCGAAGGCGTTGACATAGACGATCCGGTACGGATGTACCTGAAAGAGATCGGGCGCATCCCGCTGTTGACTCCGGAGGAAGAAGTATCCCTCGCCAGGCGCATGGAGGCCGGTGACGACGAGGCCAAGCGGCGCCTGATCGAGGCCAACCTGCGCCTGGTGGTCAGCATCGCCAAGCGCTATGTGGGCCGGGGTATGCTGTTTCTCGACCTGATCCAGGAGGGAAACCTCGGTCTGATCAAGGCCGTCGAGAAGTTTGACTACAAGAAGGGCTACAAGTTCAGCACCTACGCCACCTGGTGGATCCGGCAGGCCATCACGAGGGCCATTGCCGACCAGGCCCGGACGATTCGGATTCCGGTACACATGGTCGAGACCATCAACAAACTGATCCGCATTTCCCGGCAGCTTTTACAGGAGCTCGGCCGCGAGCCGCTGCCCGAGGAGATCGCCCGGGAAATGGACATCTCGGAGGACAAGGTGCGCGAGATCCAGAAGATCGCGCAGGAGCCGGTGTCCCTCGAAACCCCGATCGGGGAGGAAGAGGACTCGCACCTGGGAGACTTCATTGAGGACCAGGACGCTCAGGCACCGGCCGAGGAAGCTTCCTTTACCTTGCTCCGGGAGCAGCTGGACGACGTTTTGAAGACCCTGACCGAAAGGGAGCAGCGGGTGCTGCGGTTGCGGTTCGGCCTCGACGACGGCCGGGCGCGTACTCTGGAAGAGGTCGGGCAGGAATTCGGGGTGACCCGGGAGCGCATCCGGCAGATCGAAGCCAAGACCCTCCGGAAGCTCCGACACCCCAGCCGAAGTAAGAAACTGAAGGACTACCTGGACTAG
- a CDS encoding PPC domain-containing DNA-binding protein has protein sequence MKYASAQLGRVFVLCLEDGDRLPDVIEGFAAEHGIAAALVFFLGGAERGSKVVVGPEDGDVARPVPMVELLTGASEAVGVGTIFSNTDGVSKLHLHSAFGRHRETVTGCTRQGVDIWRIGEVVILELTGTTAHRAVDSRTGFELLKV, from the coding sequence ATGAAATACGCGAGTGCTCAACTGGGCCGGGTCTTTGTCCTGTGTCTGGAGGACGGCGACCGTCTCCCGGACGTCATTGAGGGGTTTGCGGCCGAGCACGGCATTGCCGCGGCCCTGGTGTTCTTCCTGGGCGGCGCGGAAAGGGGAAGCAAGGTGGTAGTGGGACCTGAGGACGGTGACGTCGCCCGGCCTGTGCCAATGGTCGAACTGCTGACCGGCGCCAGCGAGGCGGTGGGGGTCGGCACCATCTTCAGCAATACGGACGGGGTCTCCAAGCTGCACCTGCACTCCGCCTTCGGGCGGCACCGCGAGACCGTGACCGGGTGCACCCGCCAGGGTGTGGACATCTGGCGCATCGGCGAGGTGGTCATCCTGGAGCTTACCGGCACCACCGCCCACCGGGCGGTTGACTCCCGTACCGGTTTCGAACTCCTGAAAGTGTAG
- a CDS encoding tRNA (adenine(22)-N(1))-methyltransferase yields MRIELPARLQAVTDYVPPGKTVADIGTDHALLPVYLVAWGVSPRVIGVEKAPGPLEVARQAVAGSDLGEFIEIRAGDGLKPISPGEAEVLVLAGMGGRNIAAILGAAPEVLETVETLVLQPQEPVAPARRWLVENGFRIAAENLVLDAGRLYPVIQAVRGRSEPLDELLLEVGPVLVAGKHPFLRRYLALIRARYEKMLNGLGKSGREELDERQAAAGARLEQLEALEKCL; encoded by the coding sequence ATGCGGATTGAGCTGCCGGCGCGGCTCCAGGCCGTCACTGACTATGTTCCGCCCGGGAAGACGGTGGCCGACATCGGCACCGACCACGCCCTGCTGCCCGTTTACCTGGTTGCCTGGGGGGTATCGCCGCGGGTCATTGGGGTGGAGAAAGCGCCCGGCCCCCTGGAGGTCGCCCGGCAGGCGGTGGCCGGGAGCGACCTGGGCGAGTTCATCGAAATCCGGGCCGGTGACGGGCTAAAACCGATAAGCCCCGGTGAGGCCGAGGTGCTGGTGCTCGCCGGGATGGGCGGGCGGAACATCGCCGCCATCCTGGGCGCGGCCCCGGAGGTGCTGGAAACGGTGGAGACCCTGGTGCTGCAGCCTCAGGAGCCGGTGGCCCCGGCCCGCCGCTGGCTGGTGGAGAACGGCTTCCGGATTGCGGCCGAGAACCTGGTCCTGGACGCTGGGCGGCTCTACCCGGTTATCCAGGCGGTGAGGGGGCGTTCCGAGCCGTTGGACGAACTTCTCCTGGAGGTCGGTCCCGTCCTGGTAGCGGGAAAACACCCGTTCTTAAGACGCTATTTGGCCCTGATCAGGGCACGCTACGAAAAGATGCTGAACGGGCTGGGCAAAAGCGGCCGGGAGGAACTGGACGAGCGCCAGGCCGCCGCCGGAGCCCGGCTGGAACAACTGGAGGCGTTGGAGAAATGCCTGTGA
- a CDS encoding Nif3-like dinuclear metal center hexameric protein: MPVKCQTIITFVEEMAPRALALEGDNTGWQVGDPQSPVEAVLLALDVDDRVVDEAVEMGAGLIVAHHPLIFKPVRSVRLDLPGGALLARLIRAGIGVYAAHTSLDAAEQGVNAVLAERLGLTGSRPLDEEDGLGRIGRLPEEMTFEVFAGRVKEVLGVPSVRVGGPRDRTVSKVALCGGSGGDLWAKAAFAGADVFVTGDLKYHTARDILAAGMNFVDPGHYPSERIILEPLRDHLAGRCRAAGADVRLAIARIHQDPFANL, from the coding sequence ATGCCTGTGAAGTGCCAGACGATCATCACCTTCGTGGAGGAGATGGCCCCGCGCGCCCTGGCGCTGGAGGGGGACAACACCGGGTGGCAGGTGGGGGACCCCCAGAGCCCGGTGGAGGCCGTTCTCCTGGCCCTGGACGTGGACGACCGGGTCGTGGACGAGGCGGTGGAGATGGGGGCCGGGCTGATCGTGGCCCACCACCCCCTGATTTTCAAGCCGGTGCGCAGCGTGCGCCTGGACCTGCCCGGCGGGGCGCTCCTGGCCCGGCTGATCCGCGCCGGGATCGGCGTCTACGCCGCCCATACCAGCCTGGACGCCGCCGAGCAAGGGGTGAACGCGGTGCTGGCCGAGCGGTTGGGGTTGACCGGATCCCGGCCGCTGGACGAGGAAGACGGGCTGGGGCGGATCGGGCGCCTGCCGGAAGAGATGACCTTTGAGGTTTTCGCCGGGCGGGTAAAAGAGGTGCTCGGCGTGCCTTCCGTCCGGGTGGGCGGCCCGCGGGACCGGACGGTGTCCAAAGTCGCCCTCTGCGGCGGCTCGGGCGGCGACCTGTGGGCCAAGGCCGCCTTCGCCGGAGCCGACGTGTTCGTGACCGGTGACCTGAAATATCACACTGCGCGGGACATTCTGGCCGCCGGAATGAACTTCGTCGATCCGGGCCACTATCCCAGCGAGCGCATCATCCTGGAGCCCTTGCGCGACCATTTGGCCGGGCGCTGCCGGGCCGCCGGCGCCGACGTGCGCCTCGCCATCGCCCGGATCCACCAGGACCCGTTCGCGAACCTTTAG
- a CDS encoding tyrosine-type recombinase/integrase has protein sequence MTFEEAIEAYFEVGVVLRGMAAGTVEAYRCDFRDFSRFLESQGVGEVREITTAVVNTYLVGLRKRGLSLSTVHRRKNALSSLLGFCVQQGWVDNNPLRKVILQTKPRTVRNVVLSDMAVRTFLQSDVTYRSVDGLTVTAIKMLLVFTGLRCSEIVSADWAHVNLNSGLLTVFNSKNTARKGLPEGKDRDIPLCQTVIQALNALPYRQGPLLQTRGGLRLGVDALREIVARLSQASRLEYDHRPLTPHCFRHNLASQLVSRGYSEADVATLLGHKPGTVTQAYIHSTIERLREAVQGYDDAITAKGGTEDRAVLTSPGTGHPPSTFVRHMNVYDDAMRYWSVVAGGPVDDLFLLGFILGRRSAASTGRLCFQEVCTNPAEDPHMMRMLQVK, from the coding sequence ATGACGTTCGAGGAAGCAATTGAGGCTTACTTTGAGGTCGGGGTGGTCTTGCGGGGCATGGCGGCCGGGACGGTCGAAGCCTACCGGTGCGATTTCCGTGATTTCTCCCGTTTTCTGGAATCTCAGGGAGTGGGGGAGGTACGGGAAATCACCACTGCCGTTGTCAACACCTATCTTGTTGGGTTGCGGAAGCGCGGCCTCAGTCTGAGCACCGTTCATCGCCGAAAGAACGCCCTGAGTTCGCTTTTGGGTTTCTGTGTCCAGCAGGGCTGGGTGGATAATAACCCACTTAGAAAAGTCATACTGCAGACAAAACCCCGAACCGTAAGAAATGTCGTCCTGAGCGATATGGCTGTGCGTACCTTCCTCCAGAGCGACGTTACCTACAGGTCCGTTGATGGCTTGACTGTCACAGCCATCAAAATGTTGCTAGTGTTCACGGGGTTACGCTGCTCGGAGATTGTAAGTGCGGACTGGGCGCACGTCAACCTGAACAGCGGGTTGCTCACGGTGTTCAACTCCAAGAACACCGCCAGGAAGGGTTTGCCAGAGGGTAAAGACCGCGACATCCCCTTATGCCAGACTGTCATCCAGGCGCTGAATGCCCTCCCTTACAGGCAAGGGCCGCTGCTCCAAACCAGGGGAGGCCTCCGACTCGGCGTTGATGCGCTCCGGGAGATTGTCGCCCGGCTGTCTCAGGCTAGCCGTCTTGAATACGACCATAGACCTTTGACGCCCCATTGCTTCAGACACAATCTGGCTTCCCAACTGGTTTCCCGGGGCTACTCCGAGGCAGATGTGGCTACGCTCCTGGGGCATAAACCCGGAACAGTGACGCAGGCATACATCCACTCGACAATCGAGAGGCTGCGTGAAGCGGTGCAGGGGTATGACGACGCGATAACAGCGAAAGGGGGCACCGAAGACCGCGCCGTACTCACCTCACCGGGTACCGGCCATCCGCCGAGCACCTTTGTGAGACATATGAATGTCTACGATGACGCGATGCGCTACTGGAGCGTGGTGGCCGGCGGACCGGTCGATGACCTGTTTCTGTTGGGGTTCATTTTAGGTCGCAGGTCGGCCGCCTCTACAGGGAGACTGTGCTTCCAAGAAGTTTGTACTAATCCAGCTGAGGATCCTCACATGATGAGGATGCTCCAAGTCAAGTAA
- a CDS encoding tyrosine-type recombinase/integrase: MPYETLMQQLNRIHRHTRQGSILTRRRYYEAMRRFLRFVACQFKLQNIANVSNKHLAAYVAYLKEEGRGPNYMRTELAAIRFYYDQIPGRHELTKDNEGLGIDPRQKNRDRSWNDEEFAAMVEAAEREGEEWIVDVLVLARETGQRIHEVVRLDRADAERALREDKLTVKGKGGLVRNVFLTPAARTTLTRAKNRVSRGAKLFVPPGQKAHQVIKKVQDFIRRHRKPRPVPLTFHGLRYTDAQKHYRECLAAGKSKEEAEKETARRLGHRRPRVTRGYVGPFDGY; the protein is encoded by the coding sequence ATGCCTTACGAGACATTGATGCAACAGTTGAACCGCATCCACAGGCACACGAGACAGGGTAGCATTCTGACCCGCCGCCGCTACTACGAAGCAATGAGGAGGTTTTTACGCTTTGTTGCTTGTCAATTCAAGCTTCAGAACATAGCGAATGTTTCCAACAAGCATTTGGCAGCTTATGTAGCGTATCTCAAAGAGGAAGGGCGCGGGCCCAACTACATGCGGACAGAGTTGGCTGCCATCCGTTTTTACTATGATCAAATCCCGGGCCGGCACGAGTTAACGAAGGATAACGAGGGCTTGGGTATAGACCCCCGGCAAAAAAACAGGGACAGGTCCTGGAATGACGAAGAGTTTGCAGCCATGGTCGAAGCCGCCGAAAGGGAAGGTGAGGAATGGATAGTCGATGTGCTTGTTTTGGCCAGGGAGACTGGTCAGCGCATTCACGAAGTAGTACGGCTTGATCGTGCGGATGCCGAACGCGCTTTACGGGAAGACAAGTTGACAGTCAAAGGGAAAGGCGGCTTAGTCCGCAACGTTTTTCTTACCCCGGCTGCCAGGACTACGTTAACCCGAGCAAAGAACCGGGTGTCGCGTGGTGCCAAGCTCTTTGTGCCACCAGGTCAAAAGGCGCACCAGGTCATCAAAAAAGTGCAAGACTTCATTCGCCGGCACCGCAAACCCCGGCCAGTCCCGTTGACCTTCCACGGCTTGCGTTATACCGATGCTCAGAAGCACTACCGCGAGTGCCTCGCCGCCGGCAAAAGTAAAGAGGAAGCGGAGAAAGAGACCGCCAGGCGGTTAGGGCACAGGCGGCCGCGGGTGACGCGTGGTTATGTCGGTCCGTTTGACGGATACTGA